The proteins below come from a single Thermopolyspora flexuosa genomic window:
- a CDS encoding CU044_2847 family protein — MARVVTYQLDPETTVQFEIEPPQGPYDFEPAGPDQIVGQVRAAVEPAVRAAQVVLEKAKQMAPKTVEVKFGIKVSGTANWIVAKTATEGNFEVTLTWEPGPPAGRTENGQARAGEVEVGAAS; from the coding sequence GTGGCGAGGGTTGTGACGTACCAGCTCGATCCTGAGACGACGGTCCAGTTCGAGATCGAGCCACCGCAGGGACCTTACGACTTCGAGCCGGCCGGGCCGGACCAGATCGTGGGACAGGTGCGCGCGGCCGTGGAGCCCGCGGTGCGGGCGGCCCAGGTCGTGCTCGAGAAGGCCAAGCAGATGGCCCCCAAGACGGTCGAGGTCAAGTTCGGCATCAAGGTCAGCGGCACCGCGAACTGGATCGTGGCCAAAACGGCGACCGAGGGGAATTTCGAGGTCACGTTGACCTGGGAGCCCGGCCCGCCCGCGGGGCGGACCGAGAACGGGCAGGCGCGGGCCGGTGAGGTGGAGGTCGGCGCCGCGTCATGA
- a CDS encoding serine protease: MAAIHTSENDRHPIGSGVVVDTRRVLTCAHVVRPENTVREALWVAFPMYQGNFTAWRRVAQVRLPTMADFLHVADVAVLELAEEVPAGILPAPLRSPKLDQITALRWWAYGFPGGDPIGDSAHGEISEVLGFGWVRLRTDKDSSYRVSQGFSGGGLWCPEYQAVIGLVAQANQDGDGRAITLFQIDRCMPEEKLLELATWSADQAGEAALAAWGWELSIDPEAGRHWRPRARGVTRESERGFRFRGRTAALTEIRDWLDADRVEPGALVVTGDPGAGKSAVLGRIITTADPAIRRELPPDDQAVKASVGSVACAVHAKGKTALDVAVEIARAASAPLPSDVDELVPAIRETLAERPGRRFTVIIDATAAVLRRPCHITGGPKPGPAAPADASGRHGVPDRPRGDVHDHRGGLRPRRRLPQDDPRPALQSGVGVGCGFPRHPHDLEGAQRPAVGGVRLHAGRPAPARQWR; encoded by the coding sequence GTGGCCGCGATCCACACGAGTGAGAACGACCGTCATCCGATCGGGTCCGGCGTGGTCGTCGACACGCGGCGGGTGCTCACCTGCGCGCACGTGGTGCGGCCGGAGAACACGGTGAGAGAAGCCCTGTGGGTCGCGTTTCCCATGTACCAGGGGAATTTCACCGCCTGGCGAAGGGTCGCGCAGGTACGGCTCCCCACCATGGCCGATTTCCTTCATGTCGCCGACGTCGCGGTATTGGAGCTGGCCGAGGAGGTTCCCGCCGGGATCCTCCCCGCACCGCTGCGCAGTCCGAAACTCGATCAGATCACCGCTCTGCGGTGGTGGGCCTACGGGTTCCCCGGTGGTGACCCGATAGGAGACTCGGCGCACGGGGAGATCAGTGAGGTTCTCGGTTTCGGGTGGGTCCGGCTCCGCACGGACAAGGATTCGAGCTACCGGGTGTCCCAGGGGTTCAGCGGCGGCGGGCTGTGGTGCCCGGAATATCAGGCGGTGATCGGCCTGGTGGCGCAGGCCAACCAGGACGGTGACGGGCGTGCCATCACGCTGTTCCAGATCGACCGGTGCATGCCCGAGGAGAAACTGCTGGAGCTCGCCACATGGTCGGCCGACCAGGCCGGCGAGGCCGCCCTCGCCGCGTGGGGCTGGGAGCTGAGCATCGATCCCGAGGCCGGACGGCATTGGCGGCCGCGGGCACGAGGTGTGACCAGAGAGAGCGAGCGCGGATTCCGCTTCAGAGGCCGTACCGCCGCGCTCACCGAGATCCGCGACTGGCTGGACGCCGACCGCGTGGAACCGGGGGCCCTCGTGGTCACCGGCGATCCCGGTGCCGGCAAGTCGGCGGTGCTCGGCCGCATCATCACGACCGCCGATCCGGCGATCCGGCGAGAGCTGCCGCCGGACGATCAGGCGGTGAAGGCGTCGGTGGGCTCGGTGGCCTGCGCCGTGCACGCCAAGGGCAAGACCGCCCTCGACGTCGCCGTCGAGATCGCGCGGGCGGCCTCCGCCCCGCTTCCCTCCGACGTGGACGAGCTGGTCCCGGCCATCCGTGAGACGCTGGCCGAGCGTCCCGGACGCCGGTTCACCGTGATCATCGATGCGACGGCTGCTGTTCTTCGCAGGCCATGCCACATCACCGGAGGGCCGAAACCGGGCCCGGCTGCTCCGGCTGACGCATCAGGCCGCCACGGCGTCCCCGATCGACCGCGCGGCGATGTTCACGATCACCGAGGCGGTCTACGACCTCGGAGACGGCTTCCGCAGGACGACCCGAGACCTGCCCTACAAAGCGGAGTGGGCGTCGGATGCGGGTTCCCGCGACATCCACATGATCTTGAAGGGGCACAGCGGCCGGCTGTCGGCGGTGTGCGCCTTCACGCTGGGCGGCCGGCTCCTGCTCGCCAGTGGCGGTGA
- a CDS encoding WD40 repeat domain-containing protein yields MKGHSGRLSAVCAFTLGGRLLLASGGDDGVVRVWDPRTGQQYRMLEGHRHKVRSVCAFTLDGRTLLAGAAEDRTVRIWDPLSGRQEHVFEGHRRRVRSVCAFTLDGRTLLASASADRTVRIWDPLAGHERTALKGRIDWVHAVCAFALDGRPLLAVGTADGTVRIWDPHAGRERHLLNGHSGKVRSICAFALDGRTLLATAAEDRTVRIWDPQTGRQEYVFEGHRRRVRSVCAFTLDDRTLLASAAADGTVRIWDPRTGQVQRTIQEGSDWVQAVCAFTLDGHPLLATASRFATVTIWDLQPDEGRGALKAHTGWVRSVCAFTLDGRTLLVGAGNDATVRVWESDTGRELHVLQGHTDLVRSVCAFRLGGQPLLASASADGTVRIWDPATGTERRILRDLGDWVYAVCALPPDEGALLATAAADGTVRVWNPATGRRRRILKGHTDLTRSVCAFTSGGRTFLASAGNDATVCVWDARTGERHHLLEGHTRRVRSVCAFTLGGHTLLASASADGTVRIWDPVTGYRLRTLSGHTRGVREVCALELGGHTLLATVAEDLTLRVWEPRTGVCLAAIDVPHPGWTVAWDGERLAIGTSAGLLTIRPLPPLLDDRRSLFGDPPGDPYD; encoded by the coding sequence TTGAAGGGGCACAGCGGCCGGCTGTCGGCGGTGTGCGCCTTCACGCTGGGCGGCCGGCTCCTGCTCGCCAGTGGCGGTGACGACGGGGTGGTGCGCGTCTGGGATCCCCGTACCGGTCAGCAGTACCGAATGCTCGAAGGCCACCGCCACAAGGTGCGCTCCGTGTGCGCGTTCACGCTCGACGGCCGCACCCTGCTCGCCGGCGCCGCAGAGGACCGTACCGTCCGCATCTGGGACCCCCTCTCCGGACGCCAGGAACACGTCTTCGAAGGCCACCGCCGCAGGGTGCGCTCCGTGTGCGCGTTCACCCTCGACGGCCGCACCCTGCTCGCCAGCGCCTCCGCCGACCGCACCGTCCGCATCTGGGACCCCCTCGCGGGGCACGAGCGAACAGCCCTGAAAGGGCGCATCGACTGGGTGCACGCGGTCTGCGCCTTCGCCCTCGACGGGCGGCCTCTCCTCGCCGTTGGCACCGCCGACGGAACCGTCCGCATCTGGGACCCGCATGCCGGACGAGAGCGGCATCTTCTCAACGGCCATAGCGGCAAGGTCCGGTCGATCTGTGCCTTCGCCCTCGACGGGCGTACCCTGCTGGCCACCGCCGCTGAGGACCGTACCGTGCGCATCTGGGACCCCCAGACCGGACGCCAGGAGTACGTCTTCGAAGGTCACCGCCGCAGGGTGCGCTCCGTGTGCGCGTTCACCCTCGACGACCGAACCCTGCTCGCCAGCGCCGCCGCCGACGGAACCGTCCGCATCTGGGACCCGCGCACCGGGCAGGTGCAGCGCACCATCCAGGAGGGCTCTGACTGGGTGCAGGCGGTCTGCGCCTTCACCCTCGACGGCCACCCGTTGCTCGCGACCGCCAGCAGGTTCGCGACGGTCACCATCTGGGATCTTCAGCCTGACGAAGGGCGAGGGGCTCTCAAGGCGCACACCGGGTGGGTGCGAAGCGTCTGTGCCTTCACCCTCGACGGCCGCACCCTCCTGGTCGGTGCGGGCAACGACGCGACCGTCCGCGTCTGGGAGTCCGACACCGGGCGCGAGCTGCACGTTCTGCAGGGTCATACCGACCTGGTGCGGTCGGTGTGCGCCTTCCGCCTCGGCGGCCAGCCCCTGCTCGCCAGCGCCTCCGCGGACGGCACCGTCCGCATCTGGGACCCCGCCACCGGAACCGAGCGCCGGATCCTCAGGGACCTCGGCGACTGGGTGTACGCGGTGTGCGCCTTGCCTCCCGACGAGGGCGCCCTGCTCGCCACGGCTGCCGCCGATGGAACCGTCCGCGTCTGGAACCCTGCCACCGGGCGCCGGCGGCGAATCCTGAAAGGCCACACCGACCTGACGCGATCCGTCTGCGCCTTCACCTCCGGTGGCCGCACCTTCCTGGCCAGCGCCGGTAACGACGCGACCGTCTGCGTCTGGGACGCCCGGACCGGCGAGCGGCACCACCTTCTCGAAGGCCATACCCGCAGGGTGCGGTCCGTGTGCGCGTTCACCCTCGGCGGCCACACCCTGCTCGCCAGCGCCTCCGCGGACGGCACCGTCCGTATCTGGGACCCCGTCACCGGATACCGCCTCCGAACCCTGAGCGGCCACACCCGTGGGGTGCGTGAGGTGTGTGCCCTCGAGCTCGGCGGCCACACCCTGCTCGCCACCGTCGCCGAGGACCTCACCCTCCGAGTCTGGGAGCCGCGCACGGGGGTGTGTCTGGCGGCCATCGACGTGCCGCATCCGGGGTGGACGGTGGCGTGGGACGGGGAGCGGCTGGCGATAGGCACGTCGGCCGGCCTGCTGACGATCCGGCCCCTCCCACCGCTGCTCGACGACCGGCGGAGCCTGTTCGGTGATCCACCTGGTGATCCATACGACTGA
- a CDS encoding ABC transporter permease, with the protein MSVKELLRRWPSMLFMIFMPGAYFLVSYVTSDAVTTLPAEVRTADGRAVLQVLDRDFKALYLAVLGISVTGSFAAMTVVRPGMAALRRLRLVGYRAAHLLTARLHVLLVITVTSTAVFMALFAPLVTLRSVPLAAASLLLVGLTGVALGTFVGLIVPREFEASMILVAAAGVQMALGRSGADAERYLPYWPGIEALKSAAFAPAPDVAAMLAQGAAYVVALSALSYLIWNHRTRLWRR; encoded by the coding sequence ATGTCCGTGAAGGAGTTGCTGCGGCGCTGGCCGTCCATGCTCTTCATGATCTTCATGCCGGGGGCGTACTTCCTCGTCAGCTACGTGACGAGCGACGCGGTCACCACGCTCCCCGCCGAGGTGCGCACCGCGGACGGCCGTGCCGTACTCCAGGTGCTCGACCGCGACTTCAAGGCCCTCTACCTCGCCGTGCTCGGCATCAGCGTCACCGGCTCGTTCGCCGCGATGACCGTGGTACGGCCCGGCATGGCCGCGCTGCGCCGCCTGCGCCTCGTCGGCTACCGCGCCGCCCACCTGCTGACCGCCCGCCTGCACGTCCTGCTCGTCATCACGGTGACGTCCACCGCGGTCTTCATGGCGCTCTTCGCCCCGCTCGTCACCCTGCGCTCGGTCCCGCTCGCCGCCGCGTCGCTGCTCCTCGTCGGCCTGACCGGCGTCGCCCTCGGCACGTTCGTCGGCCTGATCGTGCCCCGCGAGTTCGAGGCCTCGATGATCCTCGTCGCCGCGGCCGGCGTCCAGATGGCCCTCGGCCGCTCCGGCGCCGACGCCGAACGCTACCTGCCGTACTGGCCCGGCATCGAGGCCCTCAAGTCCGCCGCCTTCGCCCCCGCCCCCGACGTCGCGGCCATGCTCGCCCAGGGTGCGGCCTACGTCGTCGCCCTGTCCGCCCTGTCCTATCTCATCTGGAACCACCGCACCCGCCTGTGGCGACGCTGA
- a CDS encoding ABC transporter ATP-binding protein translates to MAALITVRGLAKRYGRRRVLEDVGFTVPEGVLVGIQGENGAGKSTLLKCLVGLLRPDRGSVELHGRIGYCPQDPSLIESLTVREQFELFGAGYGLDPDEIAERAEALMDEFGCARYADTRVDRLSGGTRQKVNLIAALLHRPDVLVLDEPYQGFDYETYRRFWEYAELHRATGGSVVVVSHMHTELSRFDAMLDLVDGRVRVSGRRADEVRLGGRAAA, encoded by the coding sequence GTGGCGGCCCTGATCACCGTGCGCGGCCTGGCCAAGCGCTACGGCCGCCGCCGGGTCCTCGAGGACGTCGGCTTCACCGTGCCCGAGGGCGTGCTCGTCGGCATCCAGGGCGAGAACGGCGCCGGGAAGTCCACCCTGCTCAAGTGCCTGGTCGGGCTGCTCCGGCCGGACCGCGGCAGCGTCGAGCTGCACGGCCGGATCGGCTACTGCCCCCAGGACCCGTCGCTGATCGAGAGCCTGACCGTGCGCGAGCAGTTCGAGCTGTTCGGCGCGGGCTACGGGCTGGACCCGGACGAGATCGCCGAGCGGGCCGAGGCGCTCATGGACGAGTTCGGCTGCGCCAGGTATGCCGACACCCGCGTCGACCGCCTCTCCGGCGGTACCCGGCAGAAGGTGAACCTCATCGCCGCGCTGCTCCATCGCCCGGACGTGCTCGTCCTCGACGAGCCCTACCAGGGCTTCGACTACGAGACCTACCGGCGCTTCTGGGAGTACGCCGAGCTCCACCGGGCCACCGGCGGCTCGGTGGTCGTGGTGAGCCACATGCACACCGAGCTGTCCCGGTTCGACGCCATGCTCGACCTCGTCGACGGGCGGGTCAGGGTGAGCGGCCGCCGCGCCGACGAGGTACGGCTCGGCGGGAGGGCGGCCGCATGA
- a CDS encoding helix-turn-helix domain-containing protein: protein MLDALGVDAVAEAVYRALLQHPTWGLHELVAHLGRPEDEVRASLDALMRMALLRPSPDGGAAGPYRPVSPEIGLASLLARTEAELYRRQQEIAAIRKAIAAIALEYDAIRGDRQAAFERLDGLDAVRSRLEELVHKARSEYASFTPGGPSAFTPPEARHQLDRRALERGVLIRNVYQDGCRNHAETLRYAQWLAARGGQTRSCPTLPMSLVIVDRRVALVPLDPAEPRRGALEVTAPGVVEGLCALFEHVWAISVPFGEAPADGHGLSPVERTLLRLLLDGVTDETAARRLGVSLRTVRRTMSSLMSRLGARSRFEAGARAVQRGWL, encoded by the coding sequence ATGCTCGATGCGCTCGGTGTCGACGCGGTGGCGGAGGCCGTGTACCGGGCGCTGCTCCAGCACCCCACCTGGGGACTGCACGAACTCGTGGCACATCTCGGCCGTCCGGAGGACGAGGTGCGGGCCTCGCTCGACGCACTGATGAGGATGGCGCTGCTGCGGCCCTCGCCGGACGGCGGCGCCGCCGGGCCGTACCGGCCGGTGAGCCCGGAGATCGGGCTCGCCTCGCTGCTCGCCCGCACCGAGGCGGAGCTGTACCGGCGGCAGCAGGAGATCGCCGCGATCCGGAAGGCGATCGCCGCGATCGCGCTGGAGTACGACGCGATCCGCGGCGACCGGCAGGCGGCGTTCGAGCGGCTCGACGGGCTGGACGCGGTGCGGTCCCGGCTGGAGGAGCTCGTGCACAAGGCCCGGTCGGAGTACGCGTCGTTCACGCCCGGCGGCCCGTCGGCGTTCACCCCGCCGGAGGCGCGCCACCAGCTCGACCGGCGGGCGCTGGAGCGCGGCGTGCTGATCCGCAACGTGTACCAGGACGGCTGCCGCAACCACGCCGAGACGCTCCGGTACGCCCAGTGGCTCGCCGCCCGCGGCGGGCAGACCCGCTCCTGCCCCACGCTGCCGATGTCGCTGGTGATCGTGGACCGGCGGGTCGCCCTCGTCCCGCTCGACCCGGCCGAGCCGCGGCGCGGCGCCCTCGAGGTGACCGCGCCCGGGGTCGTCGAGGGGCTGTGCGCGCTGTTCGAGCACGTGTGGGCGATCTCGGTCCCGTTCGGCGAGGCCCCGGCGGACGGGCACGGGCTCTCCCCGGTGGAGCGCACGCTGCTGCGGCTGCTGCTCGACGGCGTCACCGACGAGACGGCCGCGCGGCGGCTCGGGGTGTCGCTGCGTACGGTGCGGCGCACGATGTCGTCGCTGATGAGCCGGCTCGGGGCGCGGAGCCGGTTCGAGGCGGGCGCCCGCGCGGTGCAGCGCGGCTGGCTATGA
- a CDS encoding hydroxypyruvate isomerase family protein, with translation MRFAVNLSILFTELPLLERPAAAARAGFDAVEMWWPFDGPQPADRELDALRRAIEDAGVRLVGLNFDGGDMAAGDRGLICSPTGSARFRANIDVAVGFASTLGCRVMNALYGNLDPDVPAAVQRRLAVENLGRAAEAAARAGITVLVEATNTYDNPRYGITSSAAAYELIGEVGAANVAFLADLYHLARMGEDVAALIDRDGARFGHVQIADVPGRGRPGTGVLPYPDLLARLEATGYSGHVSLEYRPSGPSAGEFGWLTPDRTRWR, from the coding sequence GTGCGTTTCGCCGTGAACCTGTCGATCCTGTTCACCGAGCTGCCGCTGCTCGAACGCCCGGCCGCGGCGGCGCGGGCCGGGTTCGACGCGGTGGAGATGTGGTGGCCGTTCGACGGCCCGCAGCCCGCCGACCGCGAGCTCGACGCGCTGCGCCGCGCGATCGAGGACGCCGGGGTACGGCTCGTCGGCCTCAACTTCGACGGCGGCGACATGGCCGCCGGGGACCGCGGCCTGATCTGCTCGCCGACCGGCTCGGCCCGGTTCCGCGCCAACATCGACGTCGCCGTCGGTTTCGCGAGCACCCTCGGCTGCCGGGTCATGAACGCCCTCTACGGCAACCTCGATCCGGACGTCCCCGCCGCCGTCCAGCGCCGCCTCGCCGTGGAGAACCTGGGCCGCGCCGCCGAGGCCGCCGCCCGCGCCGGCATCACCGTGCTCGTCGAGGCCACCAACACCTACGACAACCCGCGCTACGGCATCACCTCGTCGGCCGCGGCCTACGAGCTCATCGGCGAGGTGGGCGCGGCCAACGTCGCGTTCCTCGCCGACCTCTACCATCTGGCCCGCATGGGCGAGGACGTCGCCGCCCTCATCGACCGCGATGGCGCCCGCTTCGGCCACGTCCAGATCGCCGACGTCCCCGGCCGCGGCCGCCCCGGCACCGGCGTCCTGCCGTACCCGGACCTGCTCGCCCGCCTCGAGGCCACCGGCTACTCCGGCCACGTCTCCCTCGAGTACCGGCCGAGCGGCCCGAGCGCCGGCGAGTTCGGCTGGCTCACCCCGGACCGGACCCGCTGGCGTTAG